The window CATGTCTGTGAACTActgtattttactatttttaaaaaatttaattttttatttaaatttaatataatttatatattttagattattttaaaatattgatatcaaaaataattttaaaaaaataaaaaaaaatcattagcatatatttcaatacaaaaaattatttaaaaaataatcactaccaCATTATCAATCACCTCTCTTAATCATTTaggaaaattaaataacatacaTATATAGGATTTCATAAGATAATGAAATTTAGCATTTAAGACCCCACATATCTTGATAATTAATCTAGTTTCTACGAATACTATGAACTatggtgattttttatttatattttctgtgggcaaaaaatactaattatttTAGGATGAAAACTCAAAAAGAGATAAATAGTCAAAAGATTTTATGAAATTCTTTGGTAATTTTGTTATTACTTTTTGAGTTTTCAATACATCTAGGTTATTTATAGACTTCTAGTAAGGCTTAACAAGAGctctaattattgaaaaaaatgatctaagtattttatataatttgttttattatatttcctTATATATCTTATTGTATGGATATATAAACtcacatatattaaaatatataatcaagCTATTAATTACTATTCGACCGtttcaaccttttttattttttattttttaaaagtcaaaagATGAGCTCCATTGATAATCTGAGCAAAGGCAGGTAGATACCGGCACCAGACCAAAAGGCTCACCTTAATTTGTCGAAGTCAATATTAAAATCTGTTCACTGAAAACTTTCGGGTTGTAAGATTGTCGAGTCAACCTGCAGGATCATTTAATAACTCTAAGTCAACATCAGTTAGTTCAGAAGTGGTGGATAAATGGAAACTCGCGGAGAAGTTGAAAATTGCAAATGATCATAATACTGACATGGATTGCATGAATATTGTTCAACTTGGTCTTCACTGAAAGAAACTCGAGAGACTGATTCAGTCTGAAGAGTCTGGTAATCTTTAGAGCAGAGCGTCTGCCTCGTCAGCTATCTTCCAAAGATCAAGCGTTTGTGTCTACACGACTGCTTCATCCTCTGTGCAGAATCTAATGATGATGCTGCAAGGCTACAAGAACCTGGTGTTTCTGGACTCGAGCAATATTTGCTATAGTTTCGAAACAAATGCATGACAAGATTATACTAGAGGTGCTTCACTACGAGGCATGTGATACAGAACGACTCCGAGCTTGATGCGATCCTCTGTAATCTCCGATTACTGAGCTGCTGGGTTCGGAATGTTGGTGTTGGCGAGGATAAATTATGATATCCTGGATTTTCTGCTGTATGCCGTAGCTGGaattttctgtatttttcagtttttgttgCATGGCTTTGTAGTACGTAGAGATGAGCTACTAGCTTCTTGGTTGCCAAGAAATATGAAATCTGATGCATGTTTATTTCACCCatgttatttttgtatatataaaaaaaacctggtTTGAAGTAAAATTTGATCCATTTTAGATAGCCAATTCTTGAATTAACCTGTTATTCCAtaaaggttttattaattatattcactcaaatttacttttataaaattaaaattactcatattaaatctaatttgatttgatatgtcgatttaaaatttagtttaaccaaaattttattaaaaaaataaatttattataatttgataaaaacttgaattgatttGTGACTGGTCATcctgattaatttatttttataacaaaattatattttcaaaataatataattttaattttttttaaaaataaattaagttattatTAATCAACATATTTTAACTTACTTAATTCattcatataatttaataaaaactcaaattgatTTATAACCcgtcaaaacttaattaattttttttataagcaaactacttctttaaaataatataattttgaattttgaattgtttttagattaatCCTGATTGTTAACTTGCGTGATTTGTGATTCAAAGCTTTTTATTTGTCCATGCCAggtcaaatttaataactataattaaaactattattttcacCGTTTAAAAACAAAGCGCAAAAATAACGGAAAAGGGCCACGATACATTCACTAGCTAGCAAAATCCCCCaccacaaaataattaaaataaataaaaaagaagcccACAGTTTTCAAGTTGTTTAGACAATCcgtttaacattatttattttattttttaaaattgtttttgtatttatattaaatataattttttaaaaataatttttaattttttttaatataattttttaaaaatcactattACACTTCCACAATCCGCGCATACATGTGCTCCTAGTCTCCAAGCCACGGCATGACCACCGTTCCCACCGCCACAAACACCTAAAATGTAAGGTTtcgagtgtgtttggtattgcggtagctgttgtggttgtggtttgaaaaaagttgttttataaaaagtacttttagttgagattgatttaaaaaaataggtgtttggttaaaactgtggttgaaattgaggttgaagaaaaagttgtttaatgtgtttggttaaaaattgtggttcaatttcattttattgtataattacCTAAAAGAACTTAATTCATAATACTAATGAAAAGTTACATAAAAGTAACATTACAACCAATAAATTTTTGCAAATAGACCTAAACATATTagaacaataatttataattctgtCATTAAACTTGCAGCAATCCCATCACGTACGTAATCCATTCGCGAAGGCCTTTGGTGTCCTTGGCTTTGTGAGTGTGGAGCCACATCAGTTAGAAAATCATCGGGCACAAAATCAGGATGGCGATCGAACTCCATAAATGCCACATCTTGCATTGAAGTTCTTCTAATGTAATTATGAATTGCCATGGATGCGACAACAATTCTAACTTGTGTCTTGTAATTAAAGGATGGCATATTCTGTAGGATTCGCCATCTTTTTTTCCAAACTCCAAATGTTCGTTCTATCACACAACGTATTGAAGAGTGCATACGGTTGAAAATTTCTTCACGAGTTTGTGGTTGTCCTCGCCTCCTAAATTCTTGCAAATGATATCTGTGACCTCTATATGGACCTAAAAATCCATATTCATTAGGATATCCTGAATCAACCAAGTAGTATTTCCCTGGAAAAacatataattgttttaaattgaaaattgcaaaaacaaaaaaacaaaataacattacTTATCATATATACAGACACACACAAAAACGTATTACTACCTTCTGGTGGCTTAGGAAATTTTATACGTGGATTGTCAATTGCCTCGAGAAAAATTCGTGTATCATGTGCACTACCTTCCCAACCCGCCCAAACAAATGTGAATTGCATGTCAAAGCTACATGCAGCCATAACATTCTGGGTCGGCACACCTTTTCGGCCGATAAAtggaatttgattttcaaaagaaacaCATGCATGCACATGTGTACCGTCGATAGCTCCTACACAATTCTAATATACAATAAACCAgcaaaataacatcaatttgagttgactaaaaaattaaatttcacaaATTCATGAAATACGAATCGCCATTAACAAATACGATTAACGACATTACCTTGAAATGTGGCATATACCTCGGATTGTTCACAATTTCCCTCGGTGTGTTTACGAACCCAGGATCTGCAGGTTGAATTAAATCTGTAGCGAGCGAACAAACTGATCTAAGAACTTCATTAAAGTACCTGCTAATTGTTTCTCCTGAATGCTGGAATCTCTCCTGAACTTCCCTGTTGGAAGCACCTAAAGCTATTGTATAAAGAAATATTCcaactttttcaaaaacacacaTTCTTCTAGATGCCTTTAACCCATATTGGTTTTCAAGTGTAAAGCACAAAGTCTGAAACGTCGTCGCATCCATCCTAAACATGTTTACACAGCGCGTCCAATGTCCATGTAGTATTTCTGTCAACCATTGCATTCCAGTGTTGTACGAATCCATACATGGctccttatatatataagtattatAATATAAAGCTATGGCACCTGCCGTGCATAAAATCAATTTCTGATCATCAAACTCCCTTTCCCaaaataacttaccttcttcaTCTGAATCattgtcgtcgtcgtcgtcagtATCAGAACTGTTATTATCACTGCAATCTCCATCATTTACAGAAGAATTACCATAATTAACGTAATCGGCAACGTTATTCATTATGTCATCATAATCCCCGTCAAAAAGTGTTGAAAACCAGTGCGAATCCATATCTATCAtgccatataaattttttttgtgaataattGAAAATTGTATGACTTGTTACAAAAGAACACAAATGGATAATGCAAACCGAAATAAGTGTTATTGTTCAATTTCTccatgtttaataaaattttgcTCGGCATGTAAATTATATAAAGCTATATTTATTTGCAATTTAGTCCTTTACCTCCTTTGAAAgtgaaattgaatttctttttccaaaatgCCTATTATCTCTAATCAAAATTTCTAATTCCACTTGCTATAAACAacctaaaaaatagaatttcaagagatcaaaaaaatccaattccGGAAACAGTAAACAATTCACACacaaattgtttttccttttcatttcctgCTTCCAATAATTCATTTCTTGTGCTAAATATAATGTCAACTGTACCATACAGCATTGAAAATTTCATTACCAAAACTGATTTATGCGTGGAGCAATAATATTATCATTGGTTGCATTCCTTGAgtcaataaataaacaacatgtTTGCCACCTTCCCCTAATATTCAAATCGGTTACTTATGGAATACTGCTTCAGAAATTTGGACAACACAATAATAACATTGTAGCAGAGTATACAATGACAGAGGTCTAACAAAGCTGACGATTTTCTACCCTTCACTATCCCAATGAACACCataaacaaacatttaaaaacCTAAGAAACTAACCTGACTTTTAATGAATGTCATGACATTAACCAATCGGCTGCAACCTAATGAATTAAATGGAACTTACCTATTACAGATGTATAAATAGCAGCAATCAGCAACACCAGCAATTACAAACAACCACTCTTGATTGCAGGTACTAACACATTTGGTTTCTACCCAGAAATTGACAATATGCAATTGAATAACTTCCCATACTTACTGCTATTTATATACAAATACTTAAGAATtgatataatatttcaaaaactgTTACCTAACTTTCAAAAGCTACCATTCAAGAGCAAGTTACCAAACATTCAAATGTGGCATACACCAActgaaaatttcaaaatcagCAACTTCAACCTTCCATTCAAGAGCAGCTAACCAAACattcaaaatataataccaACAAGCTGTAGTCTCggtttcataaattattatcaCCAACCATTCAACTTCAAgtaaccaaactgaaaaggagTACTTTAACAAGCTAAACATAACATTCAAAGTTAAGCATCCATATATTTAAGGTAACATTCAAAGTTAAGCATCCACATATTTAAGGTCTACAATTCAGAAATTAACATCCATGAAATTCCAACCCAACAACACTATTCAGTAATACATATATAGCAAAACATACATGGTAGTGGTGTTCCAAAAACTTAGCTACGGAAATACACCAAAACATGGGCAACTCCTtctaattccagcaacaattgCAGCATAGGAAGTCTGCAAAACCAGTGGAAAATATTTcagacaaataaatattttacttgtcTACAGAATTCAACATAAATGCAAAGACATGAATAGGGTAAAAAGCTAAAAACTGACCTTGTCCATCTAAGTTTGTCTGTGTTGGTCAAACATTATTTTCAGCCATGATACTTTTCTATCAATACAACCCATTGCAGCCCACATCTCCCTCTTGCTCCTCGCACAGAAGAATTTAGTTGCAAAGGTATGCAATGCACTACCAAAGGTAACTCCATCAATAGAGTGCAGTTCTTCCATTACCTCTTCAATGCTACAACCTTTTTTATCTCTACAAGGAGCTGTGATCCCTCTAGGCATGGAGACAGTCTCAACAAGTTTATCCATACGTGCAACTAGTACTGCTCCCATTCCagttccccttttcttttttcgcgATTGAGGTGTAGTCTGATGTGCACCCTTTCTCTTTGAACTGCTGGGGTTGCTGCAACTGTGTGCGACATTGCTTCCACCAACCATATTGCTAACATCACGTGTGAAATCAGGGATTGCATCCTCTTCAGAGTCGCCACTTCCTTCTTCCATATTAGTATCCTCATTGGTTGTATTCCTCATTCCAGCAGTCACATTATCTTCATCTGATAAGAGTCCTTGTGAGGGAGTCCAAGCATATTGTCCCGTGGCCACTATGTTAGTAAACATGATATCGTACTTGGCACACAACGAGGGCTCTATGCCGACATGCCTAAACTTCTTTGCTCCTCTCATTTCCTGTGCAATGACAGCTAGATGTAATTAGGAATGATAGTAGATGaataaataatacaacatgacaaaataaattatgaggcTATTGCAAATCAGCAAACTAACCTGAATTTTTGATTGCCACCATTCATCAGTTGCTGAGATGGTCCCAAGTTCAGTAGACCAACCAACTCCAGTTtcagttattaattttttccatacCCTCCAGTCCTTTTTAATCCCATCCCATTTGTTTTTAAGCTGAGATTTTGATAAGGAAAGGCCTGTTTGATCTTTGAATGACTGTACGACAAATTTCCAGCCAGCTTTGTCAAAATGTGTGTTTGGTCTCATGCCTCTCTCAATAGCTGTAATGCAAATGTTGCAAAACGTATGCAACATTGCCTTGCTCCAAGAAGCTTTATCATGTGTGTCAGACCCATCCATTGCTTATGGTTAATAAtgcaatgaaaaattaaacaaacaattaaCCAAATGAAGAAGAGATTGAATGCTGATAAGGCCATAATACAATAGTAACAGAACAGGAAATTACATGTGCAGCAAAAGGTCAACCAAAGAATAACAAAAGGTTGAATGTTGTCAAGGaatgaaaacataaataaagaacataaaaacCTACCCACTGTGGCATAAACCTATAACTGTTTGTCATCAATTAGCAGGGGATGTTGTAATTAGCAActgaaattatttgtttaagttACTA is drawn from Populus nigra chromosome 5, ddPopNigr1.1, whole genome shotgun sequence and contains these coding sequences:
- the LOC133694883 gene encoding uncharacterized protein LOC133694883, producing the protein MDSHWFSTLFDGDYDDIMNNVADYVNYGNSSVNDGDCSDNNSSDTDDDDDNDSDEEALGASNREVQERFQHSGETISRYFNEVLRSVCSLATDLIQPADPGFVNTPREIVNNPRYMPHFKNCVGAIDGTHVHACVSFENQIPFIGRKGVPTQNVMAACSFDMQFTFVWAGWEGSAHDTRIFLEAIDNPRIKFPKPPEGKYYLVDSGYPNEYGFLGPYRGHRYHLQEFRRRGQPQTREEIFNRMHSSIRCVIERTFGVWKKRWRILQNMPSFNYKTQVRIVVASMAIHNYIRRTSMQDVAFMEFDRHPDFVPDDFLTDVAPHSQSQGHQRPSRMDYVRDGIAASLMTEL
- the LOC133694884 gene encoding L10-interacting MYB domain-containing protein-like — encoded protein: MDGSDTHDKASWSKAMLHTFCNICITAIERGMRPNTHFDKAGWKFVVQSFKDQTGLSLSKSQLKNKWDGIKKDWRVWKKLITETGVGWSTELGTISATDEWWQSKIQEMRGAKKFRHVGIEPSLCAKYDIMFTNIVATGQYAWTPSQGLLSDEDNVTAGMRNTTNEDTNMEEGSGDSEEDAIPDFTRDVSNMVGGSNVAHSCSNPSSSKRKGAHQTTPQSRKKKRGTGMGAVLVARMDKLVETVSMPRGITAPCRDKKGCSIEEVMEELHSIDGVTFGSALHTFATKFFCARSKREMWAAMGCIDRKVSWLKIMFDQHRQT